The genomic region TGAACAACAGTCACACTTTTTACATTCTTTGGCTGTATCCTTTGGGCAACTTCATAAATCGTAGTTCCCCAGGTTGTTCCAATGATGTCTCCATCTTGAACGATCTCACCAAGATAACTCGCAGCCGTTTTTCCTAATTCAGCTTTAATTTCATCAACAAAGAAGGGCACTGAAGCTATTTTACAATCCTTCAATTTGAACTTCTTTTTTAATAATCTTTCCATTTGCTCTGTACTTTCCGTAGGATCAAGAATTTTTATTTGAACAATTCCTTGATCCTTTGCCTGCTGAAGCATTCTCGAAACAGAAGGTCGAGATACCCCAAGCTTTTCAGCAATTTTTTGCTGACTCATATCAAACTGATAATACAACTTTGCTGCCTCAATTAACTTACTCAATTTATCATCATGCAAGGAATAACACCCTTTGAAATTTTGTTAACTTACCTTTGAACATTTGTTCATAGTATAATATAAAAACCCATTTTTAGCAAGAGAAGAATTGACGTGTCGGCGCGGGCGTGCTGTTGGGGGGCGTGCTGTTGGGGACGGTTCTCACCAACACACCCAAAGCTTGATATATCAATGTTTGTAGATGTTGGGGTGTGTTGGTAGGGACGGTTCTGACGAGGAAATTTGGAAGTTTTGCTCGGCATTTTAGACTATTAATTATGTGTTTTTATCATTTTTGGTAGATTATGCATTTTTAGCTATTACACGCAAAGTTTTGAATTTCCCAGCAAGAAGGAAGTTTTTGAATTTCTACTTATCAATGTGTCAGTACTGAATGTGGCTTCTTTTTCCAAGAGAAATTGCAGAGATCTATCTCTTAGAACACCCCTACAACTTACCTGCATTTGGTAAAAAAAGTGGTTGACTTTTGTGTTGACTGGTTATATGGTTAATTACATAAGTAAATAACCATATAAATAGGTAGGTGAATGGAATGAAGAATGCGCTAGATGATGATAGGCCTATCTTTCAACAAATTAAGGAGCAAATAGAAGATTCTATAATCAATTGCACTTATTCGGAGGGGGAGAGGGTTCCTTCTACGAATGAATTCGCTCGTTTTTACAAGATTAATCCTGCAACGGCGGCTAAGGGAGTTAATGAGTTAGTGGATGAAGGGATTTTGTATAAGCGAAGAGGTGTTGGTATGTTTGTGACTGAGAATGCGCGGACTATTTTAATTGAGAATAGGAAGGAAAAGTTTTATGTGAATTTTATGCTTCCATTAAAGAGGGAGGCTGAAAAGTTGCAGATTAGTCTTCAAGAGCTTTTAGAAATGGTGAAGAGGGAGGATGAGGGCGATGAGAATTGAGGTAAAGGATGTCAGCAA from Bacillaceae bacterium S4-13-56 harbors:
- a CDS encoding GntR family transcriptional regulator, giving the protein MKNALDDDRPIFQQIKEQIEDSIINCTYSEGERVPSTNEFARFYKINPATAAKGVNELVDEGILYKRRGVGMFVTENARTILIENRKEKFYVNFMLPLKREAEKLQISLQELLEMVKREDEGDEN